The Pontibacillus halophilus JSM 076056 = DSM 19796 genome has a segment encoding these proteins:
- a CDS encoding lysophospholipid acyltransferase family protein, translating to MSLYTVAKNLCAAIFYPRYRIKVEGKENVPKGGPVLICSNHISNYDPIVVGITCPRDIYFMAKEELFSNKIIGGLLRKIHAFPVKRGMGDRQALRRGLDVLKENHALGLFPEGTRSKTGEVGKGLAGAGFFATRSDAHVVPCAIIGTYKGKEPLRVVYGKPINISELKERKASAQEVSDAIMDEIRILKDNKE from the coding sequence GTGAGTTTATATACGGTAGCAAAGAACCTTTGTGCCGCCATTTTCTACCCGAGGTATCGAATCAAGGTAGAGGGGAAAGAAAATGTCCCGAAAGGCGGCCCTGTTCTCATTTGCTCTAATCATATATCAAATTACGATCCTATTGTTGTTGGAATTACATGTCCTCGTGACATTTATTTCATGGCAAAGGAAGAGCTCTTCTCAAATAAAATTATTGGCGGATTACTACGTAAGATCCATGCCTTTCCAGTAAAACGAGGAATGGGGGACCGTCAGGCGCTTCGTCGCGGGCTTGATGTGTTGAAAGAGAATCATGCTCTTGGTCTGTTTCCAGAAGGAACGCGTAGTAAGACTGGAGAAGTTGGCAAAGGCCTTGCTGGTGCAGGTTTCTTTGCGACTCGCTCAGATGCACATGTTGTACCTTGTGCGATTATTGGGACTTATAAGGGCAAAGAGCCACTTCGTGTGGTATATGGGAAGCCGATAAATATAAGCGAATTAAAAGAACGAAAAGCATCTGCCCAAGAAGTTTCCGATGCAATTATGGATGAGATTAGAATTCTAAAAGATAATAAAGAGTAG
- the cmk gene encoding (d)CMP kinase, which produces MQDTIAIAIDGPAAAGKSTVAKIVAKELSYVYIDTGAMYRALTLKALRNGARLNVEEDMHQLLMTTTIDLQQTGDGQRVLLDTEDVSLDVRSQEVTTQVSYVAVHGKVREEMVNRQRQLAEKKGVVMDGRDIGTHVIPDAEVKVFLIASVSERAERRHKENMEKGFPSDMEQLKEEIRMRDKIDSEREVSPLVKADDAIEVDTTSLTIDEVANRILSIVQDQLK; this is translated from the coding sequence ATGCAAGACACTATTGCCATTGCCATAGATGGCCCCGCTGCAGCAGGTAAAAGCACAGTGGCGAAGATTGTAGCTAAAGAACTATCATACGTATACATTGACACAGGTGCGATGTACAGAGCTTTAACGTTAAAGGCGTTACGGAACGGAGCCCGCTTAAACGTAGAAGAAGACATGCATCAGCTCTTGATGACAACAACTATCGACCTTCAGCAGACCGGTGACGGGCAGCGTGTGCTCCTAGATACTGAGGATGTATCACTTGATGTACGTTCACAAGAAGTCACAACACAAGTTTCATATGTAGCCGTACATGGGAAAGTACGAGAAGAGATGGTCAATCGTCAACGACAGCTAGCAGAAAAGAAAGGCGTTGTTATGGATGGCCGAGACATAGGGACGCACGTCATCCCAGATGCTGAGGTGAAAGTATTCTTGATTGCATCAGTTTCTGAGCGTGCAGAACGTCGTCATAAAGAAAATATGGAGAAGGGCTTCCCTTCCGACATGGAACAATTAAAAGAAGAGATTCGCATGCGTGACAAGATTGATTCAGAGAGAGAAGTATCTCCTTTGGTCAAGGCAGATGATGCCATCGAGGTGGATACAACGTCCTTGACGATTGATGAAGTAGCGAACAGAATCCTATCTATCGTACAGGACCAGTTGAAATAG
- a CDS encoding DUF5359 family protein, translating into MRRIETWAFGLIMLHGVLLLSVQVLLTHTDFLKQMHPVTKYFGVFYEEPNKIQETIDRLISFVL; encoded by the coding sequence ATGAGACGGATTGAAACATGGGCATTTGGGTTAATCATGCTGCATGGAGTGTTGCTGCTTAGTGTACAAGTGTTGTTAACTCATACCGACTTCCTCAAGCAAATGCATCCTGTTACAAAGTACTTTGGAGTGTTCTATGAGGAGCCGAACAAAATTCAAGAAACGATAGACCGGTTAATTTCGTTTGTGTTATGA